The DNA region CAGGAAGTGATTCTGAAGCCGATGTATGACCGGGACAAGAATGCTAGGCCGCCGTTCGACTGGCCTGGGATCGGGATCTTCCTCTGGTTCTTCAAGAAGGCCGGGCTGCTGTACGAGCTTTTCTGCCAGTCCGCTCGCGGAATCGCGATCCTTGGCGTTCTGGTGCTGGATGTGTTCCTGACGTATTTCTTCTTCAAGTCGTCGTTGGGAACCGACATGCAGCTTCCGGTGGCTCTCGACCTCATCGCGCTCGCAATTGCAATCGGCCTGACGGTGGGACAGTTCATTTTGTACTACGTCGGGAGGGAGAGATCAGGCGAGGGCGGCGGTGGAAAGTTCAAAATCAAGGAGAAGTTGAACACACTGACGGTCGTCGCGTTCCTTTTCAGTATCGTTGACACTGTGATCGACCTGTCGGCCCTGACCATCATGATGTATGGGCCGAATCAGTCCGGCGGGTTCTGGTTCCTTTACCTCCCGGACAGCGCGTCGATGGCGTACTTCCTCATCGGAGGCTCGATCGTGCTGATGTGTGCGCGGTACGAGTCTCTCATGGTGGCGGCGTTCAAACACGGGTTCACGAAGACGGTCAAGGGCGTCTAAGCGAATCAGGCCGTAGGACGAAAGTAGTAAGGGGGTGCGGCGACGAGTAAAACTGTCGCAGCATCCCCTGCTTTCTTGGATTTATAAACAAAAATATGTTAAGATTTATTTAGAGAGGTGCCCCCAAGGGCTTATTTTTATGTTAAAAACAGAATTTATACGAAATATCGCGATTATTGCTCACGTTGACCACGGTAAAACGACGCTTGTTGATGGTCTCTTGAAGCAAAGCAAAACCTTTCGTGATAACCAAGCAGAGATGAGCCAGGAGCTTATTATGGATAGTGGCGACCAAGAGCGTGCTCGTGGGATTACTATTACTGCTAAACAGACATCTATTTATCACGGTGATTACAAAATTAATATCATCGATACTCCTGGCCACGCTGACTTTAGTGGTGAAGTAGAGCGAACACTCAACATGGCCGATGGCGTACTCCTTATTGTAGATGCCCAGGAAGGTCCGATGCCACAGACCAAATTCGTGCTTTCTAAGGCGCTGGAGCTTGGTCTCAAGCCGGTCGTGATTATTAATAAGATTGACAAGCCGTCGCGCCGCATCGACGAAGTTATCGATGAGATTTCGGATCTCTTTTTGGAACTCGCCATCGACGATAGCCAGCTTCATTATCCGGTGTACTTTGCTATTGGCCGTGATGGAAAAGCCTGGACCGAGCTCCCCGACAACCCCTCCGAACACGCTGATCTCGAACCAATTTTCAGCGCTATCATTAACGATATCCCCGCCCCGTCCGTTGAAGCAGATAAGCCATTGCAGCTACTTGTAACTTCACTCCAATACGACTCTTTCCTCGGTAAATATGCCATTGGCCGTATTACTCGCGGAAGTGCGAAGCGCAACCAACAGATCACGCTCATTAAGCGTGACGGTACACAGGTAAGCGGTAAGATTGAAAAAATCTTTGGCTATCGTGGTCTGGCCCGCGAAGAAGTTGAGAGTGCTATTGCCGGCGACATCGTCGCACTTACTGGTATCGCGGATGCCCACATCGGTGAAACGATCGCTGATCGTGAAAATCCGGAAGCGCTTCCAGTTATTGACATTGAAGCCCCAACCCTTAGTATGTATCTCGGTCCCAATACCAGCCCAATGAAGGGTAAAGAGGGTGAGTTTAATACTTCGCGCCAAATCGGTGATCGCCTTAAAAAAGAGCTCGAAACTAATGTTAGTCTCCGTGTGGCAGAAGATGGCATTGGCTTTATCGTTTCGGGCCGCGGCGAATTGCACCTTTCTGTGCTTATTGAAACGCTTCGCCGTGAAGGCTATGAGTTTGAAGTTGGTCGTCCGCAGGTAGTCACTATTGAGGAGGATGGTGTAACAAAAGAACCTGTCGAAGAGCTCCTCATTGAGGTCGCTCCAGAATTCCTTGGTGCTGTCAGTCAAGAACTTGGCGTTCGTCGTGCTGAGCTTGTAAAGCAGGAGCAAACCAGTAGCGGCACGTCGCGTGCTACCTACATTTTGCCCACCCGCGCCATGATTGGACTTCGCAATCTTCTCCTTACTGCCACCAAAGGAACAGTTATTATGAACAGCCTCCCGCACGGATATCAGCCTCTCGGCCCTAAGCTTCAGCAAAGTCGAAATGGTGCGCTTGTTGCTTTTGAAGCAGGTGTTACCACGCCGTATGCATTGCAAACCGCCGAATCACGTGGTGAATTGTTTGTTGGTCCTGGCGTGCAAGTATACCAGGGAATGATCGTTGGTCTTTACAACCGCCATGATGATCTTGACATTAACGTGTGTAAGGCAAAACATCTTACCAACATGCGCAGTAGCAGCAGTGACGGTACGGTGCAATTGACGCCGTTTACCGAACTTTCGCTCGAGCAATGTATTGACTTTATTGAAGACGATGAATTGCTTGAAGTAACACCAAAGTCGCTTCGTCTTCGTAAACGCTATCTTGACCCCACGCAGCGTAAACGCGCCGCCAAGCAGTAGCATCATAGCGCCAAAAAGAGCTCGGGATGGCTCTTTTTGGAAAGGAGATACTACTATGACAATCCCTAAAGGTAATTATCCGGAGGCATTTTATCGGGTGTCAATAAAGGCAATCATTCGCAATAAAAAGGGCGAAGTGCTGCTGGTCAAAGAAGACGGAGGAAGCTGGAGCTTGCCTGGCGGTGGCATGGACCACGGCGAGACAGCCGAGGAAGCGCTTGCACGGGAAATGTACGAGGAAGTACTTATCATCGAGAAATTTCAGGCCAGAATCATAGGGACCAATCCACGGTTCGTGAAAGCTAAGCAAGCGTGGATATTATGGGTGGTCTTTGAGCTCGGTATGCCTGAACAATTCGAATACGGTAAAGGTGCTGATGCGGATGAAGTGGCATTCATCGATCCGGTGATATTTAAGGATAGCACTATCGTCTCGGAGAGGCTTGTTTATAAGTGGTGTGTTGATCAAAAAGTAGTCATCATTTAGCGGTTGCATCAGGGGTAGGGTGTGGCCTATACTAAGTGTAGAAATGAAAAAAGTCCGTATCCCTATCCCTAGTATCGACAGTTTAAAAAGTACGTATGTAAAGACGGCAGGGGGGTTGTTGCCCGTGGCAAAAAGCCCCGACGAAGCGTTCGATGCGCTTTTTACGGATGTGCAGACAAAACGCGTTTTTGACGACACAAAAATCTTCATCGATCTCGTGCCGCGACAGAGCATGAAACAAATAAAAAAAGAATATATGCTTGCAAAAGACGATCCGCAGTTTGACCTGCGGGATTTTGTGATGCGTCATTTTTACGAATACAGTGAAAAGGGCAAAACGTATCAAACCGATACATCAATGACACCACGGGAGCATATCGCTACTCTATGGAATGTTTTGGAGCGACGCAACAGACTTTCGCGCGGATCTCTCTTTGCGTTGCCCTATGCATACGTGGTTCCAGGCGGGCGATATGTCGAACATTTTTACTGGGATTCGTATTTCATTATGCTCGGTCTCGCTGTTGATGATCGCTGGGATATGATTGAAGGCATGATGAAAAACTACGCCTATATGCTTCGTAAATTCGGCTTTATCCCTACGGCAAACAGAACGTATTATTTGAGCCGCAGCCAACCGCCGTTTTTTTCGCATATGGTAAAGCTATTGGCGCAGCATAAGGGTAAATCCACGCTGGTTGAGTATTTGCCGTACATGCTTATAGAGCATCGCTTTTGGATGAAAGGTCGCAGACTTCTCAGTAAACAGGAGAATAAGGCATATGCGCGTGTGGCCGAAATGCCAAATGGCATGTTGCTTAATCGTTACTATGATAACAAAAAACGACCACGCCCAGAGTCGGTATTGGATGACCTTGAAACGGCTGGTGCCGCACCAGACCGCGAGTCGGACCGCCTTTATCTTCACCTTCGTGCCGCGGCAGAATCCGGCTGGGACTTCAGCTCGCGCTGGTTACTCGATTCTCAAGATCTAAGTACTATTCATACCGCTGATATTATTCCGGTCGATCTTAATTGCCTCCTTTACGATCTCGAAATGACCATAGCCCAGAGCTACAGACTACTCTACCAGCCACTGCTAGCAAATAGATTTGAAGCTATGGCAAACCAACGTGTGCGTGCCATCCAGGAATATTGCTGGAGCCACACCGAGAATTTCTTTATGGATTATAACTTTCATCACCACGAACAAACCCCGCATGTTACGCTGGCGGGTGTATTTCCGCTCTATGTTCGCATTGCAACAACCAAACAGGCGAATCTCGTCGCTCGACGCATCGAAAAAGATTTCTTGAAAAAAGGCGGCGTGGTGACGACGCTTGTTGAGACTCCACAGCAATGGGATTCTCCAAATGGTTGGGCGCCGTTGCAATGGGTGGTTATCCAAGGACTCAGAAATTACGGCCACCATGGTTTAGCGGATGAAATCAAAAAACGCTGGACCGAAGAAAATATAAAGCTGTTCAAAGAAAAAGCCAAGCTTGTCGAAAAGTATAATGTTGTCGATCCCGGCCAGATGGGTGGCGGCGGGGAATATCCGTTGCAGGATGGGTTTGGCTGGACGAATGGTGTTCTTGCGGCGTTGCTTGACGAAGAATAGTATCTCCGGGATCTTGTCTTTGCTATGATAAAGATATGATTTCGTTTATATGGCCGCGGTCGGCAAACAATTTCTTATCAGGTATTGGTGGATCAGAAAGTTATACTATCGGCCAAACAAGAGAACTGAATGCTCGTGGAATAGATGCGCAGGTTGTAACCTTGAAGAGCGATGATGATGGTGATCTGCCGCAAATTCCTCGTGTCCCTTTTCTGCCTCTCAGTAAAGAGGAAACTGCCAAGCTAGAAATACCCATTTTTGTGCTTGAACCCCAATTGCTTAAAACGCGTCACCCCTCTTATGTTATTTTGCACTGTCCACCGCCACCACTAGAACGAGGTGAGCATGACTTTTATGTTAAAGGTGTGGAGGGCCGGAAAGTTATCGTTTCAAGTCAGTATGCAGCGCAGCTTTGGGCTGATGATTTGGGCATAAGGCGCTCTGAGATAGGCGTGGCTTATCCATTTGCTGACAGCGTGTTTGCAAAGCAGCCCCGGCAAAAAAAATCCTCGAAAAAAAAGCGGGTTCTGCTCGCAAGCCGACTCCATCCAGATAAAGGAATTTATACTTTTTTGGCGGCACTTCATTTTACGTACATTCTTCCCCCTGATGAATTTGAATTTGATGTAGTGATGGCAGCTACTGACACGCCGGAGGGAAAAATAATTGAGCCGATGCTAAAGGTTCATCCGTACCTAAACCTTCTCCCGCCCGCCGTTGGTCCTGGGGAGGTGGCAAAAATGATGGCACGCTATGATATTGTGCTGATGCCATCGAATGCTCAATTTTATCATGAAACATTTGGAATGAACTCTGTTGAAGCTCAACATGCGGGATGTCGTGTCGTTGCCTCACGCGATGGAGGCTTAGTTGAAACGGATTGCGGCGGAGTGACATTCGTCGAGCCGGATAATCCGTATGAGCTCGCCAGGGGCATAGCTACAGCAGCCGGACTTCCTCCGCTCACCGATGAGCAAAGGAGGCGGGCGTCCACTATGTATACAGTGAAGCAATCCGTGGACCAACTTCTCAATATATTAAAATAAAGTTCAATGGTATCGTTTGGTCTCAATCCTTCTTGGTAAAAGGAGTATAATAGATAATGGTAGCTAGTAACATAAAGGCAAAGACTAGATTAGTGAGAGTCATGCGGTGCCGCGTGACATTTTGATAGGCAACATTACAGTAGAAGACAAAGGTACTTCTAAGTTGTCCTTCTCGCAAGCTAGCTTTATGTTTGTGTCGCCAAAGAATATGGTTGATAAGACTAGAATAGGTATTATCCTGGTATTCTCTCTTCTCATCGGTGCAGTGATACCGCCGATCGTGACTTTTGTTGTTGTCGTTCTCCTTGCTCTTCTCGTTGTCATTATCACACTTCTTAAGTTCAGCCATCCTTCCAATAAACGTCCGCCCGAGCCTGTTTTCGATTCTTCTTATACTCCCTATGTCGCTGTTATCATTGCATGTTCCAATGAGCCCGCCCATATCGTTAACCGTGTTTTGTCGGCGCTTTCCAAGCAAGCTTACGAGCACTATAAAGTGTACGTTATCGATAACAACAACACTTGGGAAGCAAATTGGAAAAAAATTGAGCAGAAATGTCAGGATCTAGGGGATAGATTCGTCTTTCATCACGCCGATAGCATAGCTGGATACAAAGCAGGCGCGCTCAATTATGTACAAAACTTACTCCCCGCTAGGGTTGAAATTGTTACGATCGTCGATGCTGACTATATTGTGACACCTACCTTCTTAGCAGAAACAGTAGGTTACTTTAAAGATGAGTCTGTAGCGATCGTGCAAACTCCTCAGGACTATTCAAACAAAAATGAAAACACAAGCCTTTATAACGATTATGAATTGTTTTTCTCTCGATTTATGAACCAGGCCCAGGCATTTAATGGCGTGACTTTTACCGGAACCATGGGGATGATTCGAAAGAAGCTCTTTGATTCTCAGCTAACATGGAGCGAAAGCAGCATTACAGAAGATACCGAGCTAGGTATCTCCATTCACAAGCTTGGATATAGCGGGGTATACGTCGATAAGAGTTTTGGGCAGGGGGTGATGCCGTTTAATTACGATTCTCTTGCACGGCAGCGAACTCGCTGGGTGTACGGCAATATGCAGATCTTAAAGGCTCGACTATGGCAATTAATAGGCGATTCCTCGTTGACACTTCGCCAGAAAATCAGTTTTGTAAATCAATTATTTGCCTGGATCCATTTTGAGTTACTTCTTGCGATCATTTTTGTAGCGAATGGCCTGAGCTGGTTTTTGTACGGAGATACGTTTCAATGTCTTATTGCAAAAATTATCGCAGTAACATTAATCGCTTCTATGGTTGGCCAGCTTGGGCTTTTCCTCTTTTATTCAAGATCCCACACGAGCATTACAGA from Candidatus Saccharimonadales bacterium includes:
- the typA gene encoding translational GTPase TypA; translated protein: MLKTEFIRNIAIIAHVDHGKTTLVDGLLKQSKTFRDNQAEMSQELIMDSGDQERARGITITAKQTSIYHGDYKINIIDTPGHADFSGEVERTLNMADGVLLIVDAQEGPMPQTKFVLSKALELGLKPVVIINKIDKPSRRIDEVIDEISDLFLELAIDDSQLHYPVYFAIGRDGKAWTELPDNPSEHADLEPIFSAIINDIPAPSVEADKPLQLLVTSLQYDSFLGKYAIGRITRGSAKRNQQITLIKRDGTQVSGKIEKIFGYRGLAREEVESAIAGDIVALTGIADAHIGETIADRENPEALPVIDIEAPTLSMYLGPNTSPMKGKEGEFNTSRQIGDRLKKELETNVSLRVAEDGIGFIVSGRGELHLSVLIETLRREGYEFEVGRPQVVTIEEDGVTKEPVEELLIEVAPEFLGAVSQELGVRRAELVKQEQTSSGTSRATYILPTRAMIGLRNLLLTATKGTVIMNSLPHGYQPLGPKLQQSRNGALVAFEAGVTTPYALQTAESRGELFVGPGVQVYQGMIVGLYNRHDDLDINVCKAKHLTNMRSSSSDGTVQLTPFTELSLEQCIDFIEDDELLEVTPKSLRLRKRYLDPTQRKRAAKQ
- a CDS encoding NUDIX hydrolase — translated: MTIPKGNYPEAFYRVSIKAIIRNKKGEVLLVKEDGGSWSLPGGGMDHGETAEEALAREMYEEVLIIEKFQARIIGTNPRFVKAKQAWILWVVFELGMPEQFEYGKGADADEVAFIDPVIFKDSTIVSERLVYKWCVDQKVVII
- the treF gene encoding alpha,alpha-trehalase TreF yields the protein MKKVRIPIPSIDSLKSTYVKTAGGLLPVAKSPDEAFDALFTDVQTKRVFDDTKIFIDLVPRQSMKQIKKEYMLAKDDPQFDLRDFVMRHFYEYSEKGKTYQTDTSMTPREHIATLWNVLERRNRLSRGSLFALPYAYVVPGGRYVEHFYWDSYFIMLGLAVDDRWDMIEGMMKNYAYMLRKFGFIPTANRTYYLSRSQPPFFSHMVKLLAQHKGKSTLVEYLPYMLIEHRFWMKGRRLLSKQENKAYARVAEMPNGMLLNRYYDNKKRPRPESVLDDLETAGAAPDRESDRLYLHLRAAAESGWDFSSRWLLDSQDLSTIHTADIIPVDLNCLLYDLEMTIAQSYRLLYQPLLANRFEAMANQRVRAIQEYCWSHTENFFMDYNFHHHEQTPHVTLAGVFPLYVRIATTKQANLVARRIEKDFLKKGGVVTTLVETPQQWDSPNGWAPLQWVVIQGLRNYGHHGLADEIKKRWTEENIKLFKEKAKLVEKYNVVDPGQMGGGGEYPLQDGFGWTNGVLAALLDEE
- a CDS encoding glycosyltransferase family 4 protein, whose product is MISFIWPRSANNFLSGIGGSESYTIGQTRELNARGIDAQVVTLKSDDDGDLPQIPRVPFLPLSKEETAKLEIPIFVLEPQLLKTRHPSYVILHCPPPPLERGEHDFYVKGVEGRKVIVSSQYAAQLWADDLGIRRSEIGVAYPFADSVFAKQPRQKKSSKKKRVLLASRLHPDKGIYTFLAALHFTYILPPDEFEFDVVMAATDTPEGKIIEPMLKVHPYLNLLPPAVGPGEVAKMMARYDIVLMPSNAQFYHETFGMNSVEAQHAGCRVVASRDGGLVETDCGGVTFVEPDNPYELARGIATAAGLPPLTDEQRRRASTMYTVKQSVDQLLNILK
- a CDS encoding glycosyltransferase, which encodes MVDKTRIGIILVFSLLIGAVIPPIVTFVVVVLLALLVVIITLLKFSHPSNKRPPEPVFDSSYTPYVAVIIACSNEPAHIVNRVLSALSKQAYEHYKVYVIDNNNTWEANWKKIEQKCQDLGDRFVFHHADSIAGYKAGALNYVQNLLPARVEIVTIVDADYIVTPTFLAETVGYFKDESVAIVQTPQDYSNKNENTSLYNDYELFFSRFMNQAQAFNGVTFTGTMGMIRKKLFDSQLTWSESSITEDTELGISIHKLGYSGVYVDKSFGQGVMPFNYDSLARQRTRWVYGNMQILKARLWQLIGDSSLTLRQKISFVNQLFAWIHFELLLAIIFVANGLSWFLYGDTFQCLIAKIIAVTLIASMVGQLGLFLFYSRSHTSITDRIKGFLAHYSLLPAMTYPWMYCLLGGRLGFVVTNKEQEARRRSGKRIVKGAFIPVLLTIGLLLTGWGKMFGEGLFVSIGVITLIEIASLIYMLEEFKEL